A stretch of Paludisphaera borealis DNA encodes these proteins:
- a CDS encoding PAS domain-containing hybrid sensor histidine kinase/response regulator, whose protein sequence is MSQDVTNGESSREPASGVGRTQEETAASTYDDAVRSSEICLRLAAEAAGVGVFEWDARTDTVHWENDQIYRIFGRTREDSPINAAEYAAKVAHPDDAAAYQWALAEAARTGRFYYTGRFHRSDGSLRWVEMIGRMSRATDGTPLRMAGIVSDVTDRKNAQIESQTLAAIVASSDDAIVGKDLNGVITSWNRSAERIFGYSADEIIGRHITLLTPPGYDDDIARILSKIRRGERVEHFETRRRTKDGRILDLSITVSPIRNGEGMIVGASKVARDVTERNRTAAALKESEEHLRQLTDVLPQQVWTARPDGALDYVNTQTREFAGDIPVENGVVQWTNVVHPDDLPRSLEAWARSVDSGEPFEVEQRVMNKRSGEYCWHLSRARPVRDAKGRVTKWFGTNTDINDRKRSEVAERAARSEAETANRVKDDFLATLSHELRTPLNAILGWAKILRSGRAGEEDVRNGLDAIVRNAVSQVQIIEDLLDVSRIVSGNLKLEVRSVVIQEVVEAAIASVSPIAAAKSVSIRKLLDSLAGRVSGDPARLQQIVWNLLSNAVKFTPGGGKVQVLLERVNSHLEISVVDTGVGISPEFLPYVFDRFLQADSSTTRRHGGLGLGLAIVKHLVELHGGAVRAKSQGEGQGATFIVTLPITVVHPEQPSHSETRPRSWDQAEELCKDHMLEGVKVLVLDDEPDARNLIRRVLSDCKAEVALASSAQEALQLVEEFGPDVIVSDVGMPDEDGYDFIRQVRAKRSPRELPAAALTAFARADDRRLALFAGFQTHVAKPVDPEELVAVVASLAGRTETA, encoded by the coding sequence ATGTCTCAGGACGTCACCAACGGCGAATCATCACGCGAGCCCGCGTCTGGAGTCGGGCGGACTCAAGAAGAAACCGCCGCGAGTACCTACGACGACGCGGTCCGCAGCAGCGAAATCTGCCTGAGGTTGGCGGCCGAAGCCGCGGGGGTGGGCGTCTTCGAGTGGGACGCCCGGACAGACACAGTCCACTGGGAAAACGACCAGATCTACCGGATCTTCGGACGCACGCGCGAAGACAGCCCGATCAACGCCGCCGAGTACGCCGCCAAGGTTGCGCATCCTGACGACGCGGCCGCCTATCAGTGGGCCCTGGCGGAGGCGGCTCGCACAGGGCGGTTCTACTACACGGGCCGGTTCCATCGCAGCGACGGCTCGCTTCGTTGGGTGGAGATGATCGGCCGGATGAGCCGTGCGACGGACGGCACGCCGCTGCGGATGGCCGGGATCGTCTCCGACGTCACCGACCGAAAGAACGCCCAGATTGAGAGCCAGACGCTCGCCGCCATCGTCGCCTCCTCGGACGACGCCATCGTCGGCAAGGACCTCAACGGCGTCATCACCAGCTGGAACCGATCGGCGGAGCGGATCTTCGGCTATTCCGCCGACGAGATCATCGGCCGGCATATCACCCTTCTGACGCCGCCCGGTTACGACGACGATATCGCCCGTATCCTGTCGAAGATCCGCCGAGGCGAGCGGGTGGAGCATTTCGAGACCCGACGTCGGACGAAGGACGGCCGGATCCTCGACCTGTCGATCACCGTCTCGCCGATCCGGAACGGCGAGGGCATGATCGTCGGGGCTTCTAAGGTCGCCCGCGACGTCACCGAGCGGAATCGCACGGCGGCGGCGCTGAAGGAGAGCGAGGAGCACCTGCGGCAGCTCACCGACGTCCTGCCTCAGCAGGTCTGGACGGCTCGGCCCGACGGCGCGCTTGATTACGTGAACACCCAGACCCGCGAGTTCGCCGGCGATATCCCCGTGGAAAACGGAGTCGTGCAGTGGACGAACGTCGTCCATCCCGACGATCTACCGAGATCGCTGGAAGCCTGGGCCCGGAGCGTCGACTCCGGCGAACCGTTCGAAGTCGAGCAGCGCGTCATGAACAAGCGTAGCGGCGAGTATTGCTGGCATCTCTCGCGGGCAAGGCCGGTCCGCGACGCAAAGGGACGAGTGACCAAATGGTTCGGGACCAACACCGACATCAACGACCGGAAGCGATCGGAGGTGGCGGAACGGGCGGCCCGCAGCGAGGCCGAGACCGCCAACCGCGTGAAGGACGATTTCCTCGCCACGCTAAGCCATGAGCTTCGTACGCCGCTGAACGCAATCCTGGGTTGGGCCAAGATCCTCCGCTCCGGCCGGGCCGGCGAGGAAGACGTGCGGAACGGGTTGGACGCCATCGTGCGCAACGCGGTCTCACAAGTCCAGATCATCGAGGATCTGCTCGACGTCTCCCGGATCGTCTCCGGCAACCTCAAGTTGGAGGTCCGGAGCGTCGTCATCCAGGAGGTCGTCGAGGCGGCGATCGCCTCCGTGTCGCCCATTGCGGCGGCGAAGAGCGTCTCCATCCGAAAACTCCTCGACTCGCTCGCCGGTCGGGTCTCGGGCGACCCGGCGCGGTTGCAGCAGATCGTCTGGAACCTGCTGTCCAACGCGGTGAAATTCACCCCGGGCGGCGGCAAGGTCCAGGTGCTGCTCGAACGCGTGAACTCTCACCTTGAGATCAGTGTCGTCGACACCGGGGTGGGGATCAGCCCGGAGTTCCTGCCGTACGTCTTCGACCGATTCCTTCAGGCCGATTCCAGCACGACGCGACGTCACGGCGGCCTCGGACTGGGGTTGGCCATCGTCAAGCACCTCGTCGAGTTGCACGGGGGCGCAGTGCGTGCCAAGAGCCAGGGGGAAGGACAAGGGGCGACCTTCATCGTGACCCTGCCGATTACGGTCGTGCACCCGGAGCAGCCCTCACACTCCGAGACCCGGCCGAGGTCCTGGGACCAGGCCGAGGAACTGTGCAAGGATCATATGCTGGAGGGCGTCAAGGTTCTCGTGCTGGACGACGAGCCGGACGCTCGCAACTTGATCCGGAGGGTGCTCTCGGATTGCAAGGCGGAGGTCGCCCTGGCCTCGTCGGCGCAGGAGGCGCTCCAACTCGTCGAGGAGTTCGGCCCGGACGTGATCGTAAGCGACGTCGGCATGCCCGACGAGGACGGCTACGACTTCATCCGCCAGGTCAGGGCGAAGCGGTCGCCCCGGGAACTGCCAGCCGCCGCGCTGACGGCGTTCGCCCGCGCCGACGACCGGAGGCTGGCGCTGTTCGCGGGGTTCCAGACGCACGTGGCAAAACCGGTCGACCCGGAGGAACTCGTGGCGGTGGTCGCGAGCCTTGCGGGGAGAACGGAGACCGCCTGA
- a CDS encoding DNA repair helicase XPB yields the protein MQYNPANPLIVQGDRTILLEVDNPLHAEARDTIAPFAELEKSPEHIHTYRLTPLSLWNAAAAGVSADEMIAGLETYSKFPLPPNLPADLRDMVSRYGRVKLQRIDGQLRLITTDQPLIEELSRQRGVREYLGERLDAVSFAVEDLDRGVLKQGLIAVGYPAEDLAGYAQGAALAVELRETMRSGGKFVVRDYQRGAVDTFHAGGDVKGGSGVIVLPCGAGKTIVGIAALAAIKTETLILTTSTTAVEQWKREVLDKTDLDESQVATYTGDSKGIAPVTLATYQIVTYRPKKDGDFPHFGLFNQRDWGLIIYDEVHLLPAPVFRITADIQARRRLGLTATLVREDHREEDVFSLIGPKKYDVPWRVLESKGWIAEAQCHEVRLGLPPALRMEYAIAEWRDKFRLASESPTKDDLVELLLEHHNHPEDRVLVIGQYIKQLRRISERFDIPIITGSTTNSEREDLYGRFRAGAIRRLVLSKVGNFAIDLPDANVMVQVSGTFGSRQEEAQRLGRILRPKEGERPACFYTLVTRDTREMDFAHHRQLFLTEQGYSYEIVDESELSARLLAASEPAG from the coding sequence ATGCAGTACAACCCGGCCAACCCGCTGATCGTGCAGGGGGATCGGACGATCCTCCTGGAAGTGGACAATCCGTTGCACGCCGAGGCCCGCGATACGATCGCGCCCTTCGCCGAACTGGAGAAGAGCCCCGAGCACATCCACACGTATCGGCTGACGCCGCTTTCGCTCTGGAACGCGGCCGCGGCCGGCGTCAGCGCCGACGAGATGATCGCGGGCCTGGAAACCTACTCGAAGTTTCCGCTTCCGCCCAACCTTCCGGCCGACCTCCGCGACATGGTCAGCCGGTATGGGCGGGTGAAGCTTCAGCGGATCGACGGCCAGCTTCGGCTGATCACGACGGACCAGCCGCTCATCGAGGAGCTTTCGCGCCAGCGCGGGGTTCGCGAGTACCTGGGCGAGCGGCTCGACGCCGTCAGTTTCGCCGTCGAAGACCTCGACCGCGGCGTACTCAAGCAAGGGCTGATCGCCGTCGGCTACCCGGCCGAAGACCTCGCCGGCTACGCGCAAGGCGCCGCCCTCGCGGTCGAGCTTCGCGAGACGATGCGATCGGGCGGCAAGTTCGTGGTTCGTGACTACCAGCGCGGCGCCGTCGACACGTTCCACGCCGGCGGCGACGTCAAGGGGGGCTCGGGCGTGATCGTCCTGCCTTGCGGCGCGGGGAAGACCATCGTCGGCATCGCGGCCCTGGCGGCGATCAAGACCGAGACCCTCATCCTGACCACCAGCACCACCGCCGTCGAGCAGTGGAAGCGCGAGGTTCTCGACAAGACCGACCTCGACGAGTCGCAGGTCGCCACCTACACCGGCGACTCCAAGGGGATCGCCCCGGTGACCCTGGCGACCTACCAGATCGTCACCTACCGACCCAAGAAGGACGGCGACTTCCCGCACTTCGGCCTCTTCAACCAGCGCGACTGGGGCCTGATCATTTATGACGAGGTCCACCTCTTGCCCGCGCCCGTCTTCCGGATCACCGCCGACATCCAGGCGCGGCGACGCCTCGGCCTGACCGCCACCCTCGTCCGCGAAGACCATCGCGAGGAAGACGTCTTCAGCCTGATCGGCCCCAAGAAGTACGACGTCCCCTGGCGCGTGCTCGAATCGAAGGGCTGGATCGCCGAGGCGCAGTGCCACGAAGTCCGGCTCGGGCTGCCGCCGGCGCTCCGCATGGAATACGCCATCGCCGAGTGGCGCGACAAGTTCCGGCTGGCCAGCGAGAGCCCGACCAAGGACGACCTCGTCGAACTGCTGCTCGAGCACCACAATCACCCTGAGGATCGCGTGCTGGTGATCGGCCAGTACATCAAGCAGCTCCGCCGGATCTCCGAGCGGTTCGACATCCCGATCATCACGGGCTCGACCACGAATTCCGAGCGTGAAGACCTTTACGGCCGGTTCCGCGCCGGGGCGATCCGCCGGCTGGTGCTGTCGAAGGTCGGCAACTTCGCCATCGACCTGCCCGACGCCAACGTGATGGTCCAGGTGTCGGGCACGTTCGGGAGCCGACAGGAGGAGGCGCAGCGGCTGGGCCGAATCCTCCGTCCCAAGGAGGGCGAGCGGCCCGCGTGTTTCTATACACTCGTAACGCGCGACACCCGCGAGATGGACTTCGCGCACCATCGCCAGCTCTTCTTGACCGAGCAAGGCTACAGCTACGAGATCGTCGACGAATCCGAGCTTTCCGCGCGGCTGCTGGCCGCGTCGGAACCGGCCGGATGA